In the Leptospira limi genome, one interval contains:
- a CDS encoding fumarate hydratase encodes MPDFFYADPFPLKEDTTEYKLLTKDFVSTVPFGDKEILKVEPEGLTFLAEKAMEDVSFYLRTAHLEKVRKILDDPEATPNDRFVAMALLKNAVIAADKQLPSCQDTGTGIVMAKKGEYVITGGDDAEALSRGIYNTYVNRNLRYSQVVPLTMYEEVNSGSNLPAQIDIYSTPGDKYSFLFLAKGGGSANKTYLFQETKALLNPTSLEKFIADKVSNLGTAACPPYHIAVVIGGTSAEANLKTVKLASAGYLDHLPTKGDKFGSAFRDIELEEKMLAAAQKSGIGAQFGGKYLAHDFKVIRLPRHGASCPVGLGVSCSADRNIKAKITKDGIYLEKLEYDPAKFLPTIDEVDSSAESVHIDLNQPMPEILKVLSKYPVKTRVMLSGRLVVARDIAHAKLKEKLDKGEPLPEYFKNHPVYYAGPAKTPEGMPSGSFGPTTAGRMDSYVPVFQEKGFSMITLAKGNRSKVVTDSCKKNGGFYLGSIGGPAALLAKENIKKVEVLDFPELGMEAVWSIDVENFPAFIVVDDKGNDFFQMLN; translated from the coding sequence ATGCCAGATTTTTTTTACGCCGATCCTTTCCCCTTAAAAGAAGACACCACTGAATACAAATTATTAACAAAAGATTTTGTAAGCACTGTCCCCTTTGGTGATAAAGAAATTCTAAAAGTAGAACCAGAAGGCCTCACCTTTCTTGCAGAAAAAGCAATGGAAGATGTTTCATTTTATCTAAGAACAGCACACCTGGAAAAAGTTCGCAAAATTTTAGACGACCCAGAAGCTACACCAAATGATCGTTTTGTGGCAATGGCACTACTTAAAAATGCAGTGATTGCGGCAGACAAACAACTTCCCTCCTGCCAAGATACGGGAACAGGCATTGTCATGGCAAAAAAAGGGGAATATGTCATCACTGGCGGGGATGATGCGGAAGCTCTCTCACGTGGAATTTATAATACATACGTCAACCGGAACCTTCGTTATTCGCAAGTTGTCCCACTAACGATGTATGAAGAAGTGAATTCAGGTTCCAATTTACCTGCTCAAATTGATATTTACTCAACTCCAGGTGATAAGTATAGTTTTCTCTTTTTGGCAAAAGGTGGTGGTTCCGCTAACAAAACTTATCTTTTCCAAGAAACAAAAGCATTACTCAATCCAACATCGCTTGAAAAATTTATAGCTGATAAAGTATCAAACTTGGGTACCGCAGCTTGTCCGCCATATCATATAGCAGTTGTCATTGGTGGCACATCTGCTGAAGCAAATTTGAAGACCGTAAAACTTGCATCAGCTGGTTATTTGGATCATTTGCCGACAAAGGGAGACAAATTTGGATCAGCCTTCCGAGACATTGAATTAGAAGAAAAAATGCTCGCAGCTGCTCAGAAATCGGGAATTGGAGCTCAGTTTGGTGGCAAGTATTTGGCGCATGATTTTAAAGTCATTCGTTTGCCACGTCATGGTGCCTCTTGTCCTGTGGGACTTGGAGTGAGTTGTAGTGCGGATCGAAACATCAAAGCAAAAATTACAAAAGATGGAATCTATTTAGAAAAACTAGAATACGACCCAGCAAAATTTTTACCTACCATTGATGAAGTCGATTCCAGTGCCGAGTCGGTGCATATTGATTTAAACCAACCAATGCCTGAAATCTTAAAGGTTCTTTCAAAATACCCAGTTAAAACGCGTGTTATGTTGTCTGGTCGCCTTGTAGTAGCACGTGATATTGCTCACGCGAAACTAAAGGAAAAGTTGGATAAGGGTGAACCACTTCCAGAGTATTTTAAAAACCATCCAGTGTACTATGCAGGTCCAGCGAAAACTCCAGAAGGGATGCCATCAGGTTCCTTTGGTCCAACCACTGCGGGTCGTATGGATAGTTATGTGCCTGTGTTCCAAGAAAAAGGTTTTTCGATGATCACTCTTGCGAAAGGAAATCGATCAAAGGTAGTGACAGATAGCTGCAAAAAAAATGGTGGGTTTTATCTTGGATCGATTGGTGGCCCTGCAGCATTACTTGCAAAAGAAAACATCAAAAAAGTAGAAGTATTGGATTTTCCTGAATTAGGAATGGAAGCAGTTTGGTCCATTGATGTGGAAAACTTTCCTGCCTTCATCGTTGTTGATGATAAAGGAAATGATTTTTTCCAGATGTTAAATTAA
- a CDS encoding SRPBCC domain-containing protein encodes MCKTIKQKVKFKASPETIYEYIADSKKLTSLTGEIAIIGKKVGSSFSIMKGKVSGIIVDLAPPKRMVQAWRRSDFPEGIFSMATFTLKQTSEGGTEVILTHRGVPKELIPDVEESWRQNYWDKIRNAVKTQSK; translated from the coding sequence ATGTGTAAAACAATCAAACAGAAAGTAAAATTCAAAGCTTCTCCTGAAACGATCTACGAATATATTGCGGATTCAAAAAAGCTGACTTCTCTTACAGGGGAAATTGCAATCATCGGCAAAAAAGTTGGTAGCTCCTTTTCGATCATGAAAGGAAAAGTTTCCGGAATCATCGTCGATCTAGCTCCTCCAAAACGAATGGTGCAAGCATGGAGAAGATCCGATTTTCCCGAAGGAATTTTTTCAATGGCAACTTTTACATTGAAACAAACTTCTGAAGGCGGAACAGAAGTTATACTCACACACCGCGGTGTTCCGAAGGAACTAATCCCTGATGTGGAAGAAAGCTGGCGCCAAAACTATTGGGATAAAATTCGCAATGCAGTGAAAACTCAGTCTAAGTGA
- the fumC gene encoding class II fumarate hydratase, with protein MKTRMEKDSMGEIEVTNSRYWGAQTERSLQYFQIGKDKFPREMIRALGLIKKHAAIINTELGLLEESKSKLIVKAATEVIDGLLDDHFPLSVWQTGSGTQTNMNANEVIANRANEMFGSPLGSKSPIHPNDDVNKGQSSNDVFPTAMHIASAEMMIHHLVPNLKFLESKLKEKSEKFQHIIKIGRTHLQDATPLTLGQEFSGYTQQLTYSLERIHRVLPSLYRIALGGTAVGTGLNTHPNFPSKMAKTLANETGIPFESAPNKFEALAANDSLVEVSGILKTIATSLMKIANDIRWLSSGPRSGIGEIKIPENEPGSSIMPGKVNPTQSEALTMVCAQVIGNDVAVNIGGASGNFELNVFKPLIVFNVLNSIRLLSDASLSFAKHCVDGIEANESKIQFNLENSLMLVTALNPHIGYDNAAKIAKLAYAENLSLKEAGIQLGFLTAEEFDTWVKPNEMV; from the coding sequence ATCAAAACACGTATGGAAAAAGACTCAATGGGAGAAATCGAAGTAACGAATTCTCGGTATTGGGGAGCCCAAACAGAACGTTCCCTCCAATACTTTCAAATTGGAAAAGACAAGTTTCCAAGAGAGATGATTCGTGCCTTGGGACTTATCAAAAAACACGCAGCCATCATCAATACTGAACTCGGACTATTAGAGGAATCAAAATCAAAGCTAATCGTAAAAGCCGCAACAGAAGTCATTGATGGTTTGTTAGATGATCATTTTCCACTTTCTGTTTGGCAAACTGGCTCTGGGACACAAACCAATATGAATGCCAATGAAGTGATTGCAAATCGTGCAAATGAAATGTTCGGAAGCCCACTTGGCTCCAAATCACCCATCCATCCTAATGATGATGTGAACAAAGGACAAAGTTCCAATGATGTCTTTCCAACTGCCATGCATATTGCTTCTGCAGAAATGATGATCCATCACCTTGTACCAAATCTAAAATTCTTAGAATCGAAACTCAAAGAAAAATCTGAAAAATTCCAACATATCATTAAAATAGGAAGGACTCATTTACAAGATGCAACCCCTCTTACATTAGGGCAGGAATTTTCTGGGTATACACAACAATTGACATATAGTTTAGAACGGATTCATCGTGTATTACCTTCCCTATACAGAATTGCTCTCGGTGGGACTGCAGTAGGAACTGGTCTAAATACTCATCCAAACTTCCCTTCCAAAATGGCAAAAACCTTGGCAAACGAAACAGGAATTCCTTTTGAATCAGCTCCTAATAAATTTGAAGCACTTGCCGCCAACGATTCGTTAGTGGAAGTAAGCGGAATTCTAAAAACCATAGCAACATCTCTAATGAAAATTGCAAACGACATTCGTTGGTTGTCTTCTGGACCAAGATCAGGGATAGGTGAAATTAAAATTCCAGAAAACGAACCCGGATCCTCGATCATGCCAGGGAAGGTAAATCCAACACAATCCGAAGCACTGACTATGGTTTGTGCACAAGTGATTGGGAATGATGTCGCTGTTAACATAGGAGGCGCTTCTGGAAATTTTGAGCTCAATGTTTTCAAACCACTGATTGTCTTCAATGTCCTCAATTCAATTCGGTTACTATCAGATGCAAGTCTCTCCTTCGCCAAACATTGTGTTGATGGAATTGAGGCAAATGAATCCAAAATTCAATTTAATTTAGAAAACTCACTGATGTTAGTCACAGCTCTGAATCCACACATTGGATACGACAATGCGGCCAAAATTGCGAAACTGGCTTATGCCGAAAACCTATCCTTAAAAGAAGCAGGGATCCAATTGGGATTTTTGACGGCAGAAGAATTTGATACTTGGGTGAAACCAAATGAGATGGTATGA
- a CDS encoding LA_2444/LA_4059 family outer membrane protein, protein MKQNLIYLFLVSVSSMIFAQGREMEPPIFDGKNKKSEWSLLLKRQTYQYLPYEYTSLTDKNESIVPTRSSTALKENGKVLIPFVFSYENVEKGFKVDLSYFEIEIVNANTLLFQQSAQGGNLSRFYLSPMARSEFELNLYQTFLPAKDWKLYLGGGVRNINRYLYGNYLGQGTFKEYFFTYGPQTSVQTVYQLTQDLAFHLTMDVFYTQGTRFFKQPNLMEDRFQYSLSTAGTEGIFRGYEWDGSLSYSFHSNMKFFVGYNMIMSKFSYLNYNEVQFSRTTTNIGSQNPSFSGDWEINLPKKSENFDRLRGIYLGMMVSF, encoded by the coding sequence ATGAAACAGAACCTAATCTATCTATTCCTTGTTTCTGTCTCTTCAATGATTTTTGCACAAGGAAGAGAAATGGAACCTCCCATATTCGATGGAAAAAACAAAAAATCAGAATGGAGTTTGCTCTTAAAAAGACAGACCTACCAATACCTTCCTTACGAATACACCTCCCTCACAGATAAAAATGAATCGATTGTTCCTACTCGTTCCAGTACGGCACTCAAAGAAAATGGAAAGGTTCTCATTCCCTTTGTATTCAGTTATGAAAATGTAGAGAAAGGATTCAAAGTGGATCTTTCTTATTTTGAAATTGAAATTGTAAACGCAAACACCTTACTCTTCCAACAATCGGCCCAAGGAGGAAACCTATCACGATTTTATCTTTCTCCCATGGCAAGGTCGGAATTTGAACTGAACCTTTACCAAACATTTTTACCAGCAAAGGACTGGAAATTGTATCTGGGAGGTGGGGTTCGGAATATCAACCGCTACCTCTATGGAAATTATTTAGGACAAGGTACGTTTAAAGAATATTTTTTTACTTACGGCCCACAAACCTCTGTCCAAACAGTCTACCAACTCACCCAAGATCTGGCATTCCACCTAACAATGGATGTGTTTTATACACAAGGCACTCGATTTTTCAAACAACCCAACTTAATGGAAGACCGTTTCCAATATTCTTTGTCCACTGCTGGCACAGAAGGAATCTTTAGAGGTTATGAATGGGATGGATCACTTTCCTATTCGTTCCATTCGAATATGAAATTTTTTGTGGGTTATAATATGATCATGTCGAAGTTCTCTTATCTAAATTACAACGAAGTCCAATTCAGTCGTACAACAACAAACATTGGATCACAAAACCCATCCTTCTCTGGTGATTGGGAAATCAATTTACCTAAAAAATCAGAAAACTTTGATCGTTTGCGTGGAATTTATTTGGGAATGATGGTGAGTTTTTAA
- a CDS encoding DUF3703 domain-containing protein: protein MKLNVLMPTNFKIAYQKEIQNYRDSLSQNNDLAAWRFLERAHIIGQYYPVPHTGSHFRMLLFGIRKGDFKEIYGQFIRMVFGWIGSLFNRIPVGNTGSASVPIFAPMPIPDDLRSLLHNADTEAKGLSGFKE from the coding sequence ATGAAACTAAATGTATTGATGCCGACTAATTTCAAAATTGCCTATCAAAAAGAGATCCAAAACTATAGGGATAGTTTGTCACAAAACAATGATTTGGCTGCCTGGAGATTTTTGGAAAGGGCACATATCATTGGACAATATTATCCAGTTCCTCATACAGGAAGCCATTTCAGAATGTTGCTTTTTGGGATTCGTAAAGGAGACTTCAAAGAAATCTATGGTCAATTCATTCGTATGGTCTTTGGTTGGATTGGGAGTTTGTTCAACCGAATTCCAGTTGGAAATACGGGAAGTGCATCAGTACCGATTTTTGCTCCCATGCCTATCCCTGATGACTTACGTTCCCTTCTTCACAATGCAGATACCGAAGCAAAAGGTCTTTCTGGATTCAAAGAATAG
- a CDS encoding DUF2878 family protein, translating into MFLLFLSLGGVTLYSINGGKKSENKFKAIVAISHGVGLLLLLVAGFGLMKFRDISHSALPVWIILKIVIWLAFGGLLTLAYKNAKYAKILWFVFPIMGLFAAYLAFYQPS; encoded by the coding sequence ATGTTTCTTTTATTTTTGTCATTAGGTGGAGTAACCCTTTATTCAATCAATGGCGGAAAAAAGTCAGAAAACAAATTCAAAGCCATTGTTGCGATCTCTCACGGAGTTGGTTTACTTTTGTTGCTTGTTGCTGGTTTTGGACTCATGAAATTTCGAGATATTTCTCACTCAGCTCTTCCAGTTTGGATCATCTTAAAGATTGTCATCTGGCTTGCGTTTGGTGGTCTACTGACTTTAGCATATAAAAATGCGAAATATGCAAAAATCCTTTGGTTTGTATTCCCGATTATGGGACTTTTTGCTGCTTATTTAGCATTTTACCAGCCAAGTTAA
- a CDS encoding class I SAM-dependent methyltransferase, producing the protein METNVFDQMANQYDTDDRIQLAKCILDQLGPFLQNTNENSLLDFGCGTGLLGIPLCSHYKNVMLCDNSSSMLEVANFKINSQGIKNAKTMSPSDLALDKSFLVDNILLSLVLLHIPDTQSILKFPYDHLKPNGKLLIVDFCKNEKVSHPKIHTGFKLEDLESILTTIGYQTVSSNVILEEKKVFMNHDASLFLLIAEK; encoded by the coding sequence ATGGAAACAAATGTTTTTGACCAAATGGCCAATCAATACGATACCGATGATCGTATCCAATTGGCAAAATGCATTTTAGATCAATTAGGACCTTTCCTTCAGAATACAAATGAAAATTCACTATTAGATTTTGGATGTGGAACTGGACTTTTGGGAATCCCATTGTGTTCCCATTACAAAAATGTTATGTTATGTGATAACTCCTCTTCTATGTTGGAAGTGGCAAATTTCAAAATCAATTCACAAGGTATTAAAAATGCGAAAACAATGTCACCTTCCGATTTGGCTCTGGACAAGTCTTTCCTTGTAGACAATATCCTTTTGTCTTTGGTACTCCTACATATTCCAGATACACAATCGATATTAAAATTTCCTTATGACCATTTAAAACCCAATGGAAAATTATTGATTGTCGATTTCTGTAAAAATGAAAAGGTATCCCATCCAAAAATTCATACTGGATTCAAACTTGAAGATTTGGAATCCATCTTAACAACAATCGGATACCAAACTGTGAGTTCAAATGTTATCTTAGAAGAAAAAAAAGTTTTTATGAACCATGATGCATCTTTATTTCTACTAATCGCAGAAAAGTAA
- a CDS encoding AAA family ATPase, whose protein sequence is MEPDPNSHPLVPPNQKTLLLLRGIPGSGKSTLANQIAKTNGAPIFSIDSYFENEKGEYHFDYTKNHLAYKDCESKTKDALENGVPFVIVDHTFTLEWEMKPYEDLAKKYGYLYSVVTVENRHGGKNTHQIPEEQIEKMKVKYKVVL, encoded by the coding sequence ATGGAACCAGATCCAAACTCTCATCCACTCGTACCACCCAATCAAAAAACATTACTACTTTTACGTGGCATTCCGGGTTCTGGGAAATCCACACTTGCCAATCAAATCGCAAAAACAAACGGTGCTCCCATATTTTCAATCGATTCCTATTTTGAAAATGAAAAGGGTGAATACCATTTTGATTATACCAAAAATCATTTGGCATATAAGGATTGTGAATCCAAAACAAAGGATGCATTGGAAAATGGAGTTCCCTTTGTCATTGTCGATCACACATTCACATTAGAATGGGAAATGAAACCTTACGAAGATTTGGCGAAAAAGTATGGGTATTTGTATTCAGTTGTCACTGTCGAAAATCGACATGGAGGAAAAAATACTCATCAAATTCCAGAGGAACAAATCGAGAAGATGAAAGTTAAGTATAAAGTGGTTTTATAA
- a CDS encoding RNA recognition motif domain-containing protein, with product MSVNIYVGNLSYDMTEGKLNELFSAHGAVTSAKIITDQYSGRSKGFGFIEMKDGKEADNAIKDLNGKNILNREMKVNIAKPKTNNWR from the coding sequence ATGTCAGTAAACATTTATGTTGGCAACCTTTCTTACGATATGACTGAAGGAAAACTCAATGAGCTTTTTTCAGCACACGGTGCAGTAACTTCTGCAAAAATCATCACTGATCAGTATTCTGGTCGTTCTAAAGGTTTCGGATTCATCGAAATGAAAGACGGAAAAGAAGCTGACAACGCGATCAAAGATCTTAACGGAAAAAACATCCTTAACCGTGAGATGAAAGTAAACATCGCAAAACCTAAAACTAACAACTGGAGATAA